One genomic segment of Hordeum vulgare subsp. vulgare chromosome 2H, MorexV3_pseudomolecules_assembly, whole genome shotgun sequence includes these proteins:
- the LOC123424774 gene encoding 60S ribosome subunit biogenesis protein NIP7 homolog: MRPLDEKETTMVFEKLFKFTGPNLKHLLDRPSVEGPDPESGRYCLRLHKNRVFYASESLVRRATAVSRTRLASVGTPIGKFTHGGAFHLTVHALDLLAAHARRRIWLKPETERSFLFGNSVPKSALARITENTKSGDGVVVMSMADVPLGFGVAARGAQDCRKADTNAVVVLHQSDAGEYLRKEEELM, translated from the coding sequence ATGCGTCCGCTCGACGAGAAGGAGACCACGATGGTCTTCGAGAAGCTCTTCAAGTTCACCGGCCCCAACCTGAAGCACCTCCTGGATCGGCCCTCCGTGGAGGGCCCCGACCCGGAGTCCGGCCGCTACTGCCTCCGCCTCCACAAGAACCGCGTCTTCTACGCCTCCGAGTCGCTCGTCCGCCGCGCCACCGCCGTGTCCCGCACGCGCCTCGCCAGCGTCGGCACGCCCATCGGCAAGTTCACCCACGGCGGCGCCTTCCACCTCACCGTCCACGCGCTCGACCTCCTCGCCGCCCACGCGCGCCGCCGCATCTGGCTCAAGCCCGAGACGGAGCGCTCGTTCCTCTTCGGCAACTCCGTGCCCAAGTCCGCGCTCGCGCGCATCACCGAGAACACCAAGTCCGGCGACGGCGTCGTCGTCATGTCCATGGCCGACGTGCCCCTCGGGTTTGGGGTCGCCGCCAGGGGCGCGCAGGACTGCAGGAAGGCCGACACCAACGCTGTGGTGGTGCTCCACCAGTCCGACGCCGGCGAGTACCTCcgcaaggaggaggagctcaTGTGA
- the LOC123424775 gene encoding photosystem I reaction center subunit N, chloroplastic: MAGVNTSVVGLKPAAAVPQSASPAAAKRVQVAPAKDRRSALLGLAAVFAATAASAASARASVFDEYLEKSKLNKELNDKKRAATSGANFARAYTVQFGSCKFPYNFTGCQDLAKQKKVPFITDDLEIECEGKEKFKCGSNVFWKW; this comes from the exons ATGGCCGGCGTGAACACCAGCGTTGTCGGCCTCAAGCCCGCCGCGGCGGTGCCGCAGTCGGCCTCGCCCGCGGCGGCAAAGCGCGTGCAGGTCGCCCCGGCCAAGGACCGGCGGTCGGCGCTTCTCGGCCTGGCGGCCGTcttcgccgccaccgccgcctccgccgcctccGCCAGGGCAAGCGTCTTCGACGAGTACCTCGAGAAGAGCAAGCTCAACAAG GAGCTGAACGACAAGAAGAGGGCGGCGACGAGCGGCGCCAACTTCGCGCGCGCCTACACCGTCCAGTTCGGCAGCTGCAAGTTCCCCTACAACTTCACCGGCTGCCAGGACCTCGCCAAGCAGAAG AAAGTCCCGTTCATCACCGACGACCTCGAGATCGAGTGCGAGGGGAAGGAGAAGTTCAAGTGCGGGTCCAACGTCTTCTGGAAATGGTGA